From Desulfuribacillus stibiiarsenatis, a single genomic window includes:
- a CDS encoding sulfate/molybdate ABC transporter ATP-binding protein, translating to MLTVNIEKTEGSFTLQTEFTVEQGILGILGPSGCGKSLTLQCIAGLRNPDKGNVTLQNRVLFDSHSSTNVPSRSRNIGYMFQNYALFPHLTVAENIAFGLKHVKKKEQKQLVADMVKKLNLQGQEKQYPSNLSGGQQQRVALGRSLITNPQLILLDEPFSALDRHLKNALQEEIFDLIHNLFRGIAILVTHDMEEAYRLCNQILVYDNGRILQSGSKDEILERPATITLARMMGCKNIVEGHIVQETSGQIEVRVGSVPAIVDKNRVDPRILQRFIEGNVKVIVGIHSYDIDIVRTTNESGNCNIIDWKDTILTTIFTIECAGRIFLVELSKERAICIKKNPQDTYQLRIPTDKILLIKNG from the coding sequence ATGTTAACGGTAAATATCGAAAAAACAGAGGGTTCATTTACTTTGCAGACTGAATTTACTGTTGAACAAGGAATCCTTGGTATTCTTGGACCATCAGGGTGTGGGAAAAGCTTAACGCTACAATGTATTGCGGGTTTGCGAAACCCGGATAAAGGAAATGTTACATTGCAAAATCGAGTGCTTTTTGATTCGCATTCTTCTACGAATGTTCCTTCACGTTCCAGGAATATTGGCTATATGTTTCAGAATTATGCGTTATTCCCTCATCTTACGGTAGCTGAGAATATTGCATTTGGCTTAAAGCATGTAAAAAAGAAAGAACAGAAGCAATTAGTAGCGGATATGGTGAAAAAGTTGAATCTTCAGGGACAAGAGAAACAATATCCTTCCAATCTATCAGGAGGGCAACAACAGAGAGTAGCCTTGGGGAGGAGTTTAATTACGAATCCACAGCTAATTTTACTCGACGAACCTTTTTCTGCATTAGATAGACATTTGAAGAATGCTCTCCAAGAGGAGATTTTCGATCTCATTCATAACTTATTCCGTGGTATAGCGATTCTTGTGACTCATGACATGGAAGAGGCATATCGTCTTTGTAATCAAATTCTTGTATACGATAATGGAAGAATACTGCAATCCGGTAGTAAAGACGAGATTTTGGAACGTCCTGCGACAATAACACTCGCGCGTATGATGGGATGTAAGAATATCGTTGAGGGCCACATCGTTCAAGAGACAAGTGGTCAAATAGAAGTGAGAGTGGGTTCGGTACCAGCAATCGTAGATAAGAATCGTGTGGACCCAAGGATTCTACAAAGGTTTATCGAAGGCAATGTAAAAGTAATAGTGGGAATTCATTCCTACGATATAGATATTGTCCGAACTACTAATGAAAGTGGTAATTGTAACATAATAGACTGGAAGGATACGATTTTGACCACAATATTTACTATAGAGTGTGCTGGGCGCATATTTCTGGTGGAGTTATCAAAGGAGAGAGCGATTTGCATTAAAAAAAATCCGCAGGACACGTATCAACTGCGTATCCCAACGGATAAGATTCTTTTAATAAAAAACGGTTAA
- a CDS encoding helix-turn-helix transcriptional regulator: MTKDTYTVEEISQLLKVSKLTVYDLIKKGILPAYRVGRQMRVDAKDIDAYKSRGKGDTCYPGNDSIRTALQDSTYQQETKLGSGTRSIIISGQDLSLDILANSIEKWTKSFRPLRSYVGSLDSLISMYLGEADIVSTHLLDGDTMDYNISYVRKILVNESFIVVNLIIRRAGLYVATGNPKKITTWSDLKRHDIRIVNREKGSGARVLLDEQLRIHSISKEVVSGYEHVETNHLGVAGAVANGIADVGIGIEKASKLVNNIEFIPLINERYDLVLLKTERNKPLIAMLLDILQSSTFQKELTAIGGYDLSFTGKILFEN; the protein is encoded by the coding sequence TTGACCAAGGATACCTATACCGTTGAGGAAATATCACAGCTTCTAAAAGTGTCTAAGCTTACCGTCTATGACTTAATAAAAAAAGGCATATTACCGGCATATCGAGTAGGAAGACAAATGCGAGTAGATGCCAAAGATATAGATGCTTATAAATCAAGGGGTAAAGGTGATACATGCTATCCTGGCAATGATTCGATACGTACTGCTTTGCAAGATTCTACCTATCAACAAGAAACTAAACTAGGTTCAGGAACAAGGTCTATTATCATTAGTGGTCAAGACCTCAGTCTAGACATCCTAGCAAATTCAATTGAGAAGTGGACCAAGAGCTTTCGACCTCTACGTTCCTATGTCGGTAGCTTAGATAGCCTCATTTCCATGTATCTTGGGGAGGCTGACATTGTCAGCACCCACTTACTCGATGGCGATACCATGGATTACAACATCTCTTACGTTCGCAAAATATTAGTGAACGAGTCTTTTATTGTCGTGAATCTAATCATTCGCCGAGCAGGCTTATATGTAGCTACAGGAAATCCGAAAAAAATTACTACATGGAGCGATCTAAAAAGGCATGACATCCGTATCGTCAACCGCGAAAAAGGCTCCGGCGCCCGAGTGTTATTAGACGAGCAACTACGTATTCACAGTATCAGCAAAGAAGTAGTCAGTGGTTACGAACATGTTGAAACGAACCATCTAGGAGTCGCTGGTGCAGTTGCCAATGGTATTGCCGATGTGGGTATCGGAATTGAAAAAGCTTCTAAGCTGGTTAACAATATTGAATTTATCCCACTAATCAACGAACGTTACGATCTTGTGCTGTTGAAAACAGAACGAAACAAGCCCTTAATTGCCATGTTACTCGATATATTACAGTCCTCTACTTTCCAGAAGGAATTAACCGCAATTGGAGGATATGATTTATCTTTCACAGGAAAAATTCTATTTGAAAATTAA
- a CDS encoding 4Fe-4S dicluster domain-containing protein has translation MGVRYGFVVDLRRCTGCYSCQISCKSENGVTLSQFRTKLQTVYQGNYPAPKSTFVSLRCNQCENPVCASKCPVKATYKIDNGITVVDTEKCIACGNCIALCPYGARYIDKGNPERLNKVDKCDYCQHRLAAGLQPACVTNCFGKAMYFGDLNDPNSKVSQLIKTEKVQVLKTKFNTDPKCFYIVDDKHKAE, from the coding sequence ATGGGAGTACGCTATGGCTTTGTTGTAGATTTGAGAAGATGCACAGGATGTTATTCATGCCAAATATCCTGTAAATCAGAAAATGGAGTGACCTTGTCTCAGTTCCGAACGAAATTACAAACAGTATATCAAGGGAATTATCCAGCTCCAAAATCGACATTCGTATCATTGCGCTGTAATCAATGTGAAAATCCAGTGTGTGCATCGAAGTGTCCAGTAAAAGCAACTTACAAAATTGATAACGGCATTACGGTAGTAGATACTGAAAAATGTATAGCTTGTGGAAATTGTATTGCTTTATGCCCGTATGGCGCTAGATATATTGATAAGGGAAATCCTGAGCGTTTAAATAAAGTAGATAAATGTGATTATTGTCAACATCGTTTAGCGGCAGGATTGCAACCTGCATGTGTTACAAACTGCTTCGGGAAAGCAATGTATTTCGGTGATTTAAATGACCCGAATAGCAAGGTTAGTCAGTTAATCAAAACGGAAAAAGTACAAGTTCTAAAAACGAAATTTAATACCGATCCGAAGTGCTTTTATATTGTAGACGATAAACATAAAGCTGAGTAA
- a CDS encoding molybdopterin-containing oxidoreductase family protein translates to MKFNINRRTFLKVSSAAVAAASVSGLGKGLTTLKHASAQEAEIAAKSFGDVQVKYTADVMCPSECGMEMWIKNGKLWKIYGNKAVPYNDGACCGKGASGTQIVYSPQRLKEPMLRVGPRGHADSFKRVSWDEAIDFIAKKMKQIKEEVGPEAIIMDSGDITDRDQYWRLARGYGSPNVAEHGAICDTPRRHGPKLMFGGKRVEPDVMTPKLVRQANGKLEWDYTQRSKLIIYVGWNPFVATRINYESRGTVAAQVENNCKVIVVDPNFSNTASKADQWVPIRPGTDGDLFAAMLRYILENDNQKDSNKKYIDKRFEKASLGWEEFEKSFKEWWGKKDPINNLSYFSLDWAAARTGLTKEVIANMSHTFGITKPAALVWGMQSPGHHYNGYPASILGTVLNVITGNFDAPGGAIDTEITKWSKGGRGNGGFFDSRKIKRTVNGKEIETEQKYLHMELYGDWPAGWDQVVGNYPNLFRDGVTLKYGPLKGYKYPIRGYFQRTGNAVVTGTAPYDWQDALTQKKPNGEYKVDLSVFIDTLFLESALYADVILPEASYAERMSLSDIYPSYPMGYLRDSCIKPLHNSKNHTDIMNLIAKRLYELGDKDIDPKEFWEGYPTEEIFTNELLKPAPGCFNVGIPVPYPQYPEGYKLIGTPESLEAGTAKVDHEKKEVVGEYVTVAWLRKNKGVAVWPMSWHRNLKADKETPNKVWPPTSSKLIEFRFDRYNQYNKLIEETGIVPPGLKEIGFDKFPTSFYWFETVWNPYTNKDYAKYKDEYPFQLICGRVHQSMSGTHMVPWLSETPVEGLWMPLNKAFESEVVDVNPKKPEGYESVVKKFREGTFCVGTTLLNTDDAKKLGLKTGDLVEISNPLGKSTRSKVVVGQTIRPGVIKMGFATGGRFSPGMGPTYEHREYTPCHNTLTDPKALSPIMGQPAYADMIVKIKKI, encoded by the coding sequence GTGAAATTCAATATAAATCGAAGAACATTTCTTAAAGTTTCTTCTGCAGCAGTAGCAGCGGCGAGTGTTAGTGGCTTAGGTAAAGGGCTAACTACACTGAAGCACGCATCAGCTCAGGAGGCTGAAATTGCAGCAAAGAGTTTCGGAGATGTACAAGTGAAGTATACTGCTGACGTAATGTGTCCAAGTGAATGCGGAATGGAAATGTGGATTAAGAACGGAAAGCTGTGGAAAATTTATGGAAATAAGGCGGTTCCTTATAATGATGGAGCTTGTTGTGGAAAAGGGGCATCTGGAACGCAAATCGTATACTCTCCTCAACGCCTAAAAGAGCCTATGTTGCGTGTAGGACCAAGAGGTCATGCGGATTCCTTTAAGAGAGTTTCTTGGGATGAAGCGATTGACTTTATAGCGAAGAAAATGAAACAAATTAAAGAGGAAGTAGGTCCGGAAGCGATTATCATGGACTCAGGCGATATTACCGATAGAGATCAGTATTGGAGACTCGCTAGAGGATATGGTTCACCGAACGTAGCTGAACATGGGGCAATCTGTGATACACCTAGACGTCATGGCCCGAAATTAATGTTTGGTGGAAAGCGTGTAGAGCCAGATGTTATGACACCAAAGTTAGTTCGCCAAGCTAACGGTAAACTAGAGTGGGATTATACGCAACGCTCTAAGCTAATTATCTATGTCGGTTGGAATCCATTTGTTGCGACTCGTATCAACTACGAAAGTAGAGGAACAGTAGCTGCGCAAGTTGAGAATAATTGTAAAGTTATCGTAGTTGATCCAAACTTCTCTAACACTGCCTCAAAAGCGGATCAATGGGTACCGATTCGTCCAGGTACGGATGGGGACTTATTTGCAGCAATGCTACGCTATATTTTAGAAAACGATAATCAAAAAGATTCAAATAAAAAGTATATCGATAAAAGATTTGAAAAAGCGTCACTTGGCTGGGAAGAATTTGAGAAGTCCTTTAAAGAGTGGTGGGGAAAAAAAGACCCAATTAACAATTTGAGCTATTTCTCATTAGATTGGGCAGCTGCACGTACTGGCCTGACAAAAGAAGTAATTGCAAATATGTCTCATACATTTGGTATCACAAAACCGGCGGCATTAGTTTGGGGTATGCAAAGTCCAGGTCACCATTACAATGGTTATCCTGCATCAATTTTAGGTACGGTTTTAAATGTTATTACAGGCAACTTTGATGCACCAGGTGGAGCAATCGACACTGAAATCACAAAATGGTCCAAGGGTGGACGCGGAAACGGTGGATTCTTTGATTCTCGGAAAATCAAAAGAACAGTGAATGGCAAAGAGATAGAAACAGAACAAAAGTATCTTCATATGGAACTATATGGCGATTGGCCAGCTGGTTGGGACCAAGTGGTAGGGAACTATCCAAATTTGTTTAGAGATGGAGTTACTTTAAAATACGGTCCATTAAAAGGATATAAATATCCAATACGCGGATACTTCCAACGCACTGGGAATGCGGTTGTTACTGGGACTGCCCCATATGATTGGCAAGATGCGTTAACACAAAAGAAGCCAAATGGAGAATACAAAGTAGACCTTTCGGTATTTATTGATACACTCTTTTTAGAATCAGCATTATATGCGGATGTTATCTTACCAGAAGCAAGTTATGCTGAGAGAATGAGTTTATCTGATATCTATCCTTCGTACCCAATGGGATATTTGCGTGATAGTTGTATTAAGCCGTTACACAACTCAAAGAATCATACAGACATTATGAATTTAATTGCAAAAAGGCTGTATGAACTTGGTGATAAAGATATTGATCCGAAAGAGTTCTGGGAAGGGTATCCAACGGAAGAGATATTCACTAACGAGTTATTAAAACCAGCACCAGGTTGCTTTAACGTGGGGATTCCAGTACCTTACCCACAATATCCAGAAGGATATAAGTTGATTGGGACGCCTGAATCACTAGAAGCTGGCACTGCGAAAGTTGATCATGAGAAGAAGGAAGTAGTTGGGGAATACGTAACTGTTGCATGGTTACGTAAGAACAAAGGGGTAGCCGTGTGGCCGATGAGTTGGCACCGAAACCTGAAGGCTGATAAGGAAACACCGAACAAGGTTTGGCCTCCAACAAGCTCAAAGCTAATTGAATTCCGTTTTGATCGGTACAATCAATACAATAAGTTAATTGAAGAAACAGGTATTGTACCACCGGGATTAAAGGAAATCGGGTTTGATAAATTCCCAACATCGTTTTATTGGTTCGAAACAGTATGGAACCCATACACGAATAAAGACTATGCAAAATATAAAGATGAATATCCGTTCCAACTAATTTGCGGAAGAGTACATCAATCAATGTCAGGAACTCACATGGTTCCTTGGTTATCGGAAACTCCGGTAGAAGGTCTATGGATGCCATTGAATAAGGCATTTGAGAGTGAAGTCGTTGATGTGAATCCGAAGAAACCAGAAGGATATGAAAGTGTAGTGAAGAAATTCCGTGAAGGAACATTCTGTGTAGGGACAACACTTCTGAATACGGATGATGCCAAGAAATTAGGGTTAAAAACCGGGGATCTAGTAGAGATTTCCAATCCGTTAGGAAAATCAACCCGCAGTAAAGTTGTGGTTGGGCAAACAATCCGCCCTGGCGTAATCAAAATGGGATTTGCTACAGGGGGACGATTCTCACCTGGCATGGGACCAACGTATGAGCATAGAGAATATACACCATGTCATAATACATTGACTGACCCTAAAGCATTAAGTCCTATCATGGGGCAGCCAGCGTACGCGGATATGATTGTAAAAATTAAAAAAATATAA
- a CDS encoding TorD/DmsD family molecular chaperone: MEQNQLIETLVFRSNIYNALKDFYHFGPTLDVFSQFHATIESIQEIDHPMFNEAIQEISQFFHSEYELEMLQVEFTTIFIGPGKLKVIPYESGYDGSVKPTLFNEPAINARKRYLDAGLIMEQYLSKPEDHISTELEFMGYMSNTLRIALEEGNEVDADQLFERQKEFFEQHLHIWGDKFSNAFLDNTKNQLFQGIAKLTLAILSFDREIFELEA, from the coding sequence ATGGAACAGAATCAACTTATCGAAACGCTAGTATTTCGCAGTAATATCTACAACGCATTAAAGGATTTTTATCATTTTGGGCCTACGTTAGATGTATTTAGCCAATTCCATGCAACAATAGAGTCGATACAAGAAATCGATCATCCGATGTTTAATGAAGCAATCCAAGAAATATCTCAATTTTTTCACAGTGAGTATGAGTTGGAGATGTTGCAAGTTGAGTTCACAACAATATTTATTGGTCCTGGGAAATTAAAAGTTATACCGTATGAATCAGGCTATGATGGTTCCGTCAAGCCAACATTATTTAATGAGCCGGCTATCAATGCTCGCAAAAGATATCTGGATGCAGGATTAATTATGGAACAATATTTATCAAAGCCAGAAGATCATATTAGTACGGAATTGGAATTTATGGGATATATGTCAAACACGCTTCGAATCGCGTTAGAAGAAGGTAACGAAGTAGATGCTGACCAGTTATTCGAGCGGCAAAAGGAGTTTTTTGAGCAACACTTGCATATATGGGGTGATAAATTTTCAAATGCGTTTCTTGATAATACTAAGAACCAATTGTTCCAAGGAATTGCGAAATTAACATTGGCTATTCTATCATTTGATCGGGAAATCTTCGAACTCGAAGCGTAA
- a CDS encoding 4Fe-4S binding protein has product MLAKSHSQFCSHLRNPNFACSSCLDICKANAIKKISNEWSISEDCTGCTKCTLVCPGFVFEPDWSPQELQDKVKYIRQEIVIGCTRESEKANLSISCLNLVRAEVYIWLHFITNKKIQVSLNYCNECTMNSKELIQVEIGKANDFIQWYNKNDEKMILHSNNSVTSQASYQRRDLFSMISKRSIFEVVKVFHQELKPLIGDDLGESHDIKESIDMPVERVLLFKALKDMNKFNEEGKSDNNSYNQSVIMNWNVQDVCDTCYVCSSVCPFSAWRIEEIEDIRLLSYNMTRCVGCGLCRQSCPKGAIETADINANDLQTQKWDIKREIVIQYCVSCGKEIEVYHKSEKCMVCDKRHELLSIFID; this is encoded by the coding sequence ATGCTTGCGAAATCACACAGTCAATTTTGTAGCCATTTACGCAATCCGAATTTCGCTTGTTCGTCATGTCTCGATATATGTAAAGCAAATGCAATAAAGAAAATTAGCAATGAATGGTCTATTTCGGAGGATTGCACGGGTTGCACCAAATGTACCTTAGTTTGTCCGGGTTTTGTCTTTGAACCAGACTGGAGCCCACAGGAACTGCAAGACAAAGTGAAATATATTCGTCAGGAAATTGTAATAGGTTGTACCAGAGAATCGGAAAAAGCAAATCTATCAATATCGTGCCTGAATCTAGTAAGAGCTGAGGTATATATATGGCTCCACTTTATAACAAATAAAAAAATTCAAGTGTCTTTAAATTATTGCAACGAATGTACTATGAATTCAAAAGAATTGATACAAGTTGAAATTGGAAAGGCGAATGATTTCATCCAATGGTATAATAAAAATGACGAGAAAATGATTTTGCATTCGAATAACTCAGTGACATCCCAAGCAAGCTATCAACGTCGTGACTTGTTTTCTATGATATCGAAAAGAAGTATTTTTGAAGTAGTAAAAGTGTTCCATCAAGAGTTAAAGCCTTTAATCGGAGATGATTTAGGGGAAAGTCATGACATAAAGGAAAGTATAGATATGCCCGTTGAACGGGTATTGTTATTCAAAGCATTGAAAGATATGAACAAATTCAATGAAGAGGGTAAGTCTGATAATAATTCCTACAACCAATCGGTTATCATGAATTGGAATGTACAAGATGTTTGTGATACTTGTTATGTTTGTTCGAGTGTATGTCCTTTTTCCGCTTGGAGAATAGAAGAAATAGAAGATATACGGTTGCTTTCATACAATATGACAAGGTGCGTCGGATGTGGATTATGTCGACAATCTTGCCCTAAGGGTGCAATTGAAACTGCGGATATTAATGCCAATGACTTACAAACACAGAAATGGGACATAAAAAGAGAAATTGTAATTCAATATTGTGTTTCATGCGGAAAAGAGATAGAGGTTTACCATAAAAGTGAAAAATGTATGGTTTGTGATAAGCGTCATGAGCTATTATCAATATTTATCGATTAG
- a CDS encoding PhnD/SsuA/transferrin family substrate-binding protein: MKPYGIMVAISIVVIFTLTALLSMTLAPPEANRLNLSSYAEVDPFHLIERDIEEEEVYILGFDRRLEIKEDVRMYTNLLGYLQAKTGYKFRIHVTPKDQSVIEEIGSGVVDFAVTGMGSYIQVKHKYGATILAHGKTTVDDTVGEYRAVIFTKPNSSIKNLRDLRLKTMAFGPRSSTQGHLIPRIMLQEKGLTINDLADYGYMDSHSSTVNAVLSSRYDAGAIQDQLGQRLEAQGLIKIIAESDYYPSSGVIAGKHVEPIVVEAVTKALLDCDPNGIDQHFFSDWERSEMRYGFLPTRDNSYKKLEEIALNIGLVE; encoded by the coding sequence ATGAAACCATATGGAATAATGGTAGCAATATCTATTGTTGTTATATTTACTTTAACAGCATTGTTAAGTATGACATTAGCACCTCCTGAAGCAAATCGTTTAAATTTGTCTAGCTATGCTGAAGTCGATCCATTCCACTTAATAGAAAGAGATATCGAAGAGGAAGAGGTGTATATACTTGGATTCGATCGTCGCCTTGAAATTAAAGAAGACGTTAGGATGTACACTAATTTGTTGGGGTACTTACAAGCAAAGACTGGATATAAATTTAGAATTCACGTCACTCCCAAAGATCAAAGTGTCATTGAAGAAATAGGTAGTGGAGTTGTCGATTTTGCAGTGACAGGTATGGGAAGTTATATCCAGGTGAAACATAAGTACGGTGCAACGATTCTTGCACATGGTAAAACAACGGTAGATGACACGGTAGGTGAATATCGTGCAGTAATCTTTACTAAGCCAAACAGCTCAATCAAGAATTTAAGAGACCTACGTTTGAAAACTATGGCTTTTGGACCCAGATCCTCAACACAAGGCCATTTGATTCCAAGGATCATGTTACAAGAAAAAGGATTAACCATTAATGATTTAGCGGATTATGGATATATGGACTCCCATTCAAGTACTGTAAATGCTGTTCTTAGCAGTCGTTATGATGCTGGTGCAATTCAAGACCAACTGGGACAGCGGCTTGAGGCACAAGGTCTGATAAAAATCATAGCAGAATCAGATTATTATCCTAGCAGTGGTGTGATTGCTGGGAAACACGTGGAACCAATTGTGGTAGAAGCAGTTACGAAGGCTTTACTCGATTGTGATCCAAATGGAATTGATCAACATTTTTTTAGTGATTGGGAACGATCAGAAATGCGCTATGGTTTTTTACCGACAAGAGATAACAGTTACAAAAAATTAGAAGAGATTGCATTGAATATTGGGTTAGTTGAATAG
- a CDS encoding GAF domain-containing sensor histidine kinase, translating to MKLRDKISIGTISITIVMGLITMIIVRLIILDSLQNQLQAKGETVTRLVAEDIANAFLEGEILAVKRSLTDFVDNNHEIVYSYIINYQTQNTVHTFNHGFPAILPPNTRIDYNQDLNVTIYDSDYGLIRDIGYRVIKGTDIELHVGFDEQQIYSVLNRMSIIILGVIIAGILLSVMISTLVSYVITKPIGQFTEKVKNFKYGDVISNSPSSNDEIGDLENAFQEMSIRIQDNISEIEKKNKDLSMYNEIAKVISGETELDLILKASLTKLLELLDLKFGWIALLNSDQSWEFAVEVDVNKQSNDSNDNSQVKCIQTYAKLTEKDKEPRVISYQNHLMIPLIAKGKSIGVIYLMISERKDLKSGDYDILSVVGRQIGTAIENAQLWKRIKTRSLLRQELIEKTIQTQEDERLRIARELHDETSQNIAALSLGIKTVELSLTDENIKTKSLLNTLKDSISITVKGIHNIIYDLRPTLLDDKGLIPAVTWLADTKLSLKNVKAHVTVTGEEHRLSSELEISVFRIAQECITNISKYAQANIVSIRFIFTDENFMMVITDDGIGFDLESILSETSKHSRRGLGLIGMKERASLVGAKLKIFSELNKGTTLSFVVPTKIVGGYSIE from the coding sequence ATGAAGCTTCGTGACAAAATATCCATAGGAACGATTAGTATTACAATTGTCATGGGATTAATAACTATGATTATTGTACGTTTAATAATCTTAGATTCTCTGCAGAACCAACTGCAAGCAAAAGGGGAAACAGTTACAAGATTAGTTGCGGAGGACATTGCCAATGCGTTCTTGGAAGGAGAAATATTAGCAGTTAAACGTAGTCTAACAGATTTTGTCGATAATAACCACGAAATTGTATACAGCTACATTATTAATTATCAGACGCAGAATACTGTGCACACATTTAATCATGGATTCCCTGCTATATTACCACCGAACACACGGATCGATTACAATCAAGATTTAAATGTTACAATCTACGATTCTGATTATGGATTGATTCGCGATATTGGATATCGAGTCATCAAAGGTACCGATATTGAATTACACGTTGGTTTCGATGAACAACAAATTTATTCTGTGTTAAACCGAATGTCGATCATTATATTAGGAGTTATTATAGCTGGTATACTACTTAGCGTTATGATTTCTACGTTGGTTAGTTATGTAATTACAAAGCCAATCGGTCAATTTACAGAAAAGGTAAAGAACTTTAAATATGGTGATGTCATTAGCAATTCGCCGTCGAGTAATGATGAAATAGGAGATTTAGAAAATGCATTTCAAGAAATGTCCATTAGAATACAAGATAATATTAGTGAAATAGAGAAAAAGAATAAAGATTTATCGATGTATAATGAAATAGCTAAGGTAATTAGTGGAGAGACAGAACTCGATTTGATTCTTAAGGCTTCTCTGACAAAGCTTTTAGAACTTCTTGATTTAAAATTTGGTTGGATTGCACTATTAAACTCTGATCAATCATGGGAATTTGCAGTTGAAGTTGATGTAAATAAGCAAAGTAATGATTCCAATGATAACAGTCAAGTGAAATGTATTCAAACGTATGCAAAACTAACAGAGAAGGACAAAGAGCCCCGTGTTATAAGTTATCAAAATCATTTGATGATTCCATTAATTGCAAAAGGAAAATCTATAGGTGTCATCTACTTAATGATTAGCGAAAGAAAGGATTTAAAATCTGGGGATTATGATATTCTATCCGTTGTAGGTAGACAAATTGGTACAGCGATAGAAAATGCTCAATTATGGAAAAGAATAAAAACAAGAAGTTTATTGAGGCAAGAACTCATTGAAAAAACGATTCAAACACAGGAGGACGAGCGATTAAGAATCGCAAGAGAGCTTCATGATGAGACGAGTCAGAACATTGCAGCCTTGAGTCTCGGGATAAAGACCGTTGAATTATCATTAACGGATGAGAATATAAAAACTAAATCTCTTTTGAATACATTAAAAGATAGTATTAGCATAACGGTAAAGGGAATTCATAATATAATCTACGATTTGCGTCCGACCCTATTAGATGATAAAGGACTTATACCCGCTGTAACGTGGTTAGCAGACACAAAGTTATCGCTAAAAAATGTGAAAGCTCATGTGACTGTCACTGGTGAAGAGCATAGATTGTCAAGTGAATTGGAAATAAGTGTTTTTCGCATTGCCCAAGAGTGTATTACGAACATTAGTAAGTACGCTCAGGCTAACATAGTATCTATTCGATTCATTTTTACTGATGAGAACTTTATGATGGTGATAACGGATGATGGTATTGGTTTTGATTTAGAGTCCATTTTATCTGAAACATCGAAACATTCCAGAAGAGGTCTTGGATTAATAGGAATGAAGGAACGGGCATCCTTGGTTGGTGCTAAGTTGAAAATATTTTCAGAATTAAATAAGGGGACAACATTGTCTTTCGTAGTGCCTACCAAAATAGTTGGGGGATACAGTATTGAATAA
- a CDS encoding response regulator: MNKIRVFLVDDHNMFRAGVRALLESYPDIQIIGEACDGNESIEMILKANPDVAIMDISMPKMDGLTATRLLKEANPNLKLLFLTQHENKEYIVPALKLGAEGYILKRAASDELVHAIRKIAQGNKYLDAAVTSAVLDAMSNPFDNSKDAYEDLTGKEKEVLLNIAKGKTNKEIGESMHISIKTVEHHRANMMRKLGLKNLVELTRYAIKKGIIE, encoded by the coding sequence TTGAATAAGATTCGGGTTTTTTTAGTAGATGATCATAATATGTTTAGAGCAGGGGTTAGGGCATTACTTGAGAGCTATCCTGACATACAAATTATAGGGGAAGCTTGTGATGGGAATGAAAGTATTGAAATGATATTAAAAGCTAATCCTGACGTTGCTATCATGGATATAAGCATGCCTAAAATGGATGGGTTAACAGCTACAAGATTACTAAAAGAGGCTAATCCTAATTTGAAGTTGTTATTCTTAACCCAGCATGAGAATAAAGAATATATTGTTCCGGCCCTAAAATTAGGGGCTGAAGGTTATATATTAAAACGTGCAGCATCCGATGAGCTTGTGCACGCGATTCGCAAGATTGCACAGGGAAATAAATATTTAGATGCGGCTGTTACTAGTGCTGTTCTTGATGCGATGTCAAATCCCTTTGATAATAGCAAGGATGCCTATGAAGACTTAACTGGCAAGGAGAAAGAAGTGTTATTGAATATCGCAAAGGGCAAGACGAATAAAGAAATAGGCGAGTCGATGCATATAAGTATCAAAACTGTCGAGCACCATAGAGCAAATATGATGAGAAAATTAGGT